In the Ctenopharyngodon idella isolate HZGC_01 chromosome 4, HZGC01, whole genome shotgun sequence genome, one interval contains:
- the usp15 gene encoding ubiquitin carboxyl-terminal hydrolase 15 isoform X2, producing the protein MAEGGAADVETQRGEIATLLKTPLRRADTWYLVDSHWFKQWKKYVGFDSWDKYQMGEQSVYPGPVDNRGLLRDGDATGIREHLIDELDYILLPADGWSRLVSWYGLTEGQEPIARKVVEQGMFVKHCKVEVYLTELKLCEDGNMDNIITRRFSKADTIDTIEREMRKLFSIPDEKETRLWNKYMSNTFEPLNKPDSTIQDAGLYQGQVLVIEQKNEDGSWPRGSSALKSSGASSLSALPKICPSSLTNNHNSSFSGRNMKNSSYGLPSYPPYSSSYEYSDQGRRSEKAGLCGLSNLGNTCFMNSATQCLSNVPPLTEFFLKDKYQEELNEDNPLGMKGEIAKAYAELIKQLWSGKYSYVTPRPFKTQVGRFAPQFSGYQQQDSHELLAFLLDGLHEDLNRIRKKPYIQLKDAEGRPDKVVAEEAWENHIKRNDSIIVDIFHGLFKSTLVCPVCAKISVTFDPFCYLTLPLPMKKERTLEVYLVWLDPLTKPTQYKLTVPKVGCISDLCASLSALSDVPAQKVTVVGMKKVFHLLHLIHCVSSARPDDRDGHIQPQVSPDICRQREPEQHHGSGRHLCVSELLSSLRSLRGQCVFLISVSVWSRFQLAVSRQEDTDHVVIPVHLREKYKQSGFNHTSTPLFGQPFLLSVPRTISEDKLYNLLLQRLCRFVRPAAEDEESEETFSPKHHSINGNATNGEMETDEPDDESSQDQELPSENDNSQSEDSVGGGDNELENGVLPENCSKGPTLNGQKKRLFTFQFNNMGKTDANFIKGEARQIRFDEDHMRLSDRCYLSLDWEPEMKRKYFNESVAEDFDKHESMEYKPQKKSFFKLKDCIELFTTKEKLGADDPWYCPNCKQHQQATKKLDLWCLPPVLVVHLKRFSYSRYMRDKLDSLVDFPLRDLDMSEFLINPNAGPCRYDLIAVSNHYGGMGGGHYTAYGKNKEDHKWYNFDDSSVSPTNEDQIVSKAAYVLFYQRQDTVKGTGYFTLDREAPDETDAPRDDSAAAQSEEEEEDLNDNEQEEEELGPNRDVSMNTN; encoded by the exons ATGGCGGAAGGCGGCGCGGCGGATGTGGAGACGCAGAGAGGAGAGATCGCGACGCTCCTGAAGACGCCGCTGCGCAGAGCAGACACCTG GTATCTGGTGGACAGTCACTGGTTCAAGCAGTGGAAGAAGTATGTGGGCTTCGACAGCTGGGACAAGTACCAGATGGGTGAGCAGAGCGTGTACCCGGGACCGGTGGACAACCGCGGGCTGCTCAGAG ATGGGGACGCCACGGGCATCAGAGAGCACCTGATCGACGAGCTGGACTACATCCTGCTGCCGGCCGACGGCTGGAGCCGCCTGGTGAGCTGGTATGGCCTGACGGAGGGACAGGAGCCCATCGCCCGCAAg GTGGTGGAGCAGGGCATGTTCGTCAAACACTGTAAGGTGGAAGTCTACCTCACCGAGCTCAAGCTGTGTGAAGACGGAAACATGGACAACATCATCACCAGACGCTTCAGCAAAGCAGACACTATAG ACACCATCGAGCGAGAGATGCGGAAGCTGTTCAGTATTCCCGACGAGAAGGAGACGCGACTATGGAACAAGTACATGAGCAACACGTTTGAGCCGCTCAACAAGCCGGACAGCACCATTCAGGACGCCGGGCTCTATCAGGGACAG GTTCTAGTGATCGAACAGAAGAATGAAGACGGCTCGTGGCCTCGTGGCTCTTCGGCGCTCAA GTCATCTGGTGCTTCTTCTCTCTCTGCTTTACCAAAGATCTGCCCTTCATCTCTCACAAACAATCATAACAGCAGCTTCAGCGGCCGCAA CATGAAGAACTCCAGCTACGGCCTGCCGTCCTACCCGCCGTACAGCAGCAGCTACGAGTACTCGGATCAGGGCCGGCGCTCCGAGAAGGCTGGCCTCTGCGGCCTCTCCAACCTGGGAAACACCTGCTTCATGAACTCGGCCACACAG TGCCTGAGTAATGTCCCTCCTCTGACCGAGTTCTTCCTGAAGGACAAGTACCAGGAGGAGCTGAACGAGGACAATCCTCTGGGAATGAAGGGTGAGATCGCCAAGGCCTACGCCGAGCTCATCAAGCAGCTGTGGTCGGGGAAATACAGCTATGTCACGCCAAGACCCTTCAAG acTCAGGTGGGGCGATTCGCGCCTCAGTTCTCGGGCTACCAGCAGCAGGACTCTCACGAGCTGCTGGCCTTCCTGCTCGACGGTCTTCACGAGGACCTGAACCGCATCCGGAAGAAGCCCTACATTCAGCTGAAGGACGCTGAAGGCCGACCCGACAAG GTGGTTGCAGAAGAAGCCTGGGAGAACCACATCAAGAGGAACGACTCCATCATCGTGGACATCTTCCACGGCCTCTTCAAGTCCACGCTGGTCTGTCCCGTGTGCGCCAAGATCTCGGTGACCTTCGACCCCTTCTGCTACCTGACGCTTCCTCTGCCCATGAAGAAGGAGCGGACGCTGGAGGTGTATCTGGTGTGGCTGGACCCTCTGACCAAACCCACGCAG TACAAACTGACGGTGCCTAAAGTGGGCTGCATCTCGGACCTGTGCGCGTCACTCTCGGCTCTGTCGGACGTCCCGGCTCAGAAGGTAACCGTCGTCGGCATGAAGAAGGTATTTCATCTTCTTCACCTCATTCACTGTGTTTCCTCTGCCCGTCCAGATGATCGTGACGGACATATACAACCACAGGTTTCACCGGATATTTGCCGCCAACGAGAACCTGAGCAGCATCATGGATCGGGACGACATCTATGTGTGAGTGAGCTCCTGTCATCACTGAGGTCACTGAGAGGTCAGTGCGTGTTTCTGATATCCGTGTCCGTGTGGAGCAGGTTTCAGCTGGCCGTCAGCCGGCAGGAGGACACGGATCACGTGGTGATTCCTGTTCATCTGCGGGAGAAATACAAGCAGTCGGGCTTCAACCACACCAGCACGCCGCTGTTCGGCCAGCCCTTCCTGCTCAGCGTCCCGCGCACCATCAGCGAGGACAAGCTCTACAACCTGCTCCTGCAGCGCCTCTG TCGTTTCGTTCGGCCGGCCGCTGAGGACGAGGAGTCGGAGGAGACGTTCTCGCCCAAACATCACTCCATCAACGGCAACGCCACCAATG GTGAGATGGAGACGGACGAGCCGGACGACGAGTCCAGCCAGGACCAGGAGTTGCCCTCGGAGAACGACAACAGCCAGTCGGAGGACTCGGTGGGCGGCGGGGACAACGAGCTGGAGAACGGCGTCCTGCCGGAGAACTGCAGCAAAGGCCCGACGCTCAACGGCCAGAAGAAGCGCCTCTTCACATTCCAGTTCAACAACATGGGAAAGACCGACGCCAACTTCATCAAGGGAGAGGCGCGGCAGATACGCTTCGACGAGGACCACATGAGACTCAGCG ATAGATGCTATCTCTCCTTGGACTGGGAACCAGAAATGAAGAGGAAGTACTTCAATGAATCGGTGGCTGAG GACTTCGATAAGCACGAGAGTATGGAGTATAAGCCTCAGAAGAAGAGCTTCTTCAAGCTGAAGGACTGTATTGAGCTCTTCACCACCAAAGAGAAGCTGGGAGCAGATGACCCGTG gtacTGTCCCAACTGCAAGCAGCACCAGCAGGCCACGAAGAAGCTGGACCTGTGGTGTCTGCCGCCGGTGCTGGTGGTCCATCTCAAGCGCTTCTCCTACAGCCGCTACATGAGGGACAAGCTGGACTCGCTGGTGGACTTCCCGCTGCG GGATCTGGATATGTCGGAGTTCCTCATCAACCCTAACGCGGGGCCCTGCCGCTACGACCTCATCGCTGTGTCCAACCACTACGGAGGCATGGGAGGAGGACACT ATACCGCCTACGGCAAGAACAAGGAAGATCACAAGTGGTACAACTTCGACGACAGCAGTGTGTCTCCAACCAACGAGGACCAGATCGTG TCCAAAGCAGCGTACGTGCTCTTCTACCAGCGGCAGGACACGGTCAAAGGCACGGGCTACTTCACCCTGGACCGCGAGGCTCCCGACGAGACGGACGCGCCGCGGGACGACAGCGCTGCGGCTCAGagcgaggaggaggaggaggatctCAACGACAACGAGCAGGAGGAGGAAGAGCTCGGGCCCAACCGCGACGTGTCCATGAACACCAACTGA
- the usp15 gene encoding ubiquitin carboxyl-terminal hydrolase 15 isoform X7 translates to MAEGGAADVETQRGEIATLLKTPLRRADTWYLVDSHWFKQWKKYVGFDSWDKYQMGEQSVYPGPVDNRGLLRDGDATGIREHLIDELDYILLPADGWSRLVSWYGLTEGQEPIARKVVEQGMFVKHCKVEVYLTELKLCEDGNMDNIITRRFSKADTIDTIEREMRKLFSIPDEKETRLWNKYMSNTFEPLNKPDSTIQDAGLYQGQVLVIEQKNEDGSWPRGSSALKSSGASSLSALPKICPSSLTNNHNSSFSGRNMKNSSYGLPSYPPYSSSYEYSDQGRRSEKAGLCGLSNLGNTCFMNSATQCLSNVPPLTEFFLKDKYQEELNEDNPLGMKGEIAKAYAELIKQLWSGKYSYVTPRPFKTQVGRFAPQFSGYQQQDSHELLAFLLDGLHEDLNRIRKKPYIQLKDAEGRPDKVHHHTRIRHRTT, encoded by the exons ATGGCGGAAGGCGGCGCGGCGGATGTGGAGACGCAGAGAGGAGAGATCGCGACGCTCCTGAAGACGCCGCTGCGCAGAGCAGACACCTG GTATCTGGTGGACAGTCACTGGTTCAAGCAGTGGAAGAAGTATGTGGGCTTCGACAGCTGGGACAAGTACCAGATGGGTGAGCAGAGCGTGTACCCGGGACCGGTGGACAACCGCGGGCTGCTCAGAG ATGGGGACGCCACGGGCATCAGAGAGCACCTGATCGACGAGCTGGACTACATCCTGCTGCCGGCCGACGGCTGGAGCCGCCTGGTGAGCTGGTATGGCCTGACGGAGGGACAGGAGCCCATCGCCCGCAAg GTGGTGGAGCAGGGCATGTTCGTCAAACACTGTAAGGTGGAAGTCTACCTCACCGAGCTCAAGCTGTGTGAAGACGGAAACATGGACAACATCATCACCAGACGCTTCAGCAAAGCAGACACTATAG ACACCATCGAGCGAGAGATGCGGAAGCTGTTCAGTATTCCCGACGAGAAGGAGACGCGACTATGGAACAAGTACATGAGCAACACGTTTGAGCCGCTCAACAAGCCGGACAGCACCATTCAGGACGCCGGGCTCTATCAGGGACAG GTTCTAGTGATCGAACAGAAGAATGAAGACGGCTCGTGGCCTCGTGGCTCTTCGGCGCTCAA GTCATCTGGTGCTTCTTCTCTCTCTGCTTTACCAAAGATCTGCCCTTCATCTCTCACAAACAATCATAACAGCAGCTTCAGCGGCCGCAA CATGAAGAACTCCAGCTACGGCCTGCCGTCCTACCCGCCGTACAGCAGCAGCTACGAGTACTCGGATCAGGGCCGGCGCTCCGAGAAGGCTGGCCTCTGCGGCCTCTCCAACCTGGGAAACACCTGCTTCATGAACTCGGCCACACAG TGCCTGAGTAATGTCCCTCCTCTGACCGAGTTCTTCCTGAAGGACAAGTACCAGGAGGAGCTGAACGAGGACAATCCTCTGGGAATGAAGGGTGAGATCGCCAAGGCCTACGCCGAGCTCATCAAGCAGCTGTGGTCGGGGAAATACAGCTATGTCACGCCAAGACCCTTCAAG acTCAGGTGGGGCGATTCGCGCCTCAGTTCTCGGGCTACCAGCAGCAGGACTCTCACGAGCTGCTGGCCTTCCTGCTCGACGGTCTTCACGAGGACCTGAACCGCATCCGGAAGAAGCCCTACATTCAGCTGAAGGACGCTGAAGGCCGACCCGACAAGGTCCATCATCACACACGCATTAGACACAGGACGACATGA
- the usp15 gene encoding ubiquitin carboxyl-terminal hydrolase 15 isoform X1: MAEGGAADVETQRGEIATLLKTPLRRADTWYLVDSHWFKQWKKYVGFDSWDKYQMGEQSVYPGPVDNRGLLRDGDATGIREHLIDELDYILLPADGWSRLVSWYGLTEGQEPIARKVVEQGMFVKHCKVEVYLTELKLCEDGNMDNIITRRFSKADTIDTIEREMRKLFSIPDEKETRLWNKYMSNTFEPLNKPDSTIQDAGLYQGQVLVIEQKNEDGSWPRGSSALKSSGASSLSALPKICPSSLTNNHNSSFSGRNMKNSSYGLPSYPPYSSSYEYSDQGRRSEKAGLCGLSNLGNTCFMNSATQCLSNVPPLTEFFLKDKYQEELNEDNPLGMKGEIAKAYAELIKQLWSGKYSYVTPRPFKTQVGRFAPQFSGYQQQDSHELLAFLLDGLHEDLNRIRKKPYIQLKDAEGRPDKVVAEEAWENHIKRNDSIIVDIFHGLFKSTLVCPVCAKISVTFDPFCYLTLPLPMKKERTLEVYLVWLDPLTKPTQYKLTVPKVGCISDLCASLSALSDVPAQKVTVVGMKKVFHLLHLIHCVSSARPDDRDGHIQPQVSPDICRQREPEQHHGSGRHLCVSELLSSLRSLRGQCVFLISVSVWSRFQLAVSRQEDTDHVVIPVHLREKYKQSGFNHTSTPLFGQPFLLSVPRTISEDKLYNLLLQRLCRFVRPAAEDEESEETFSPKHHSINGNATNGIMEEGSPSEMETDEPDDESSQDQELPSENDNSQSEDSVGGGDNELENGVLPENCSKGPTLNGQKKRLFTFQFNNMGKTDANFIKGEARQIRFDEDHMRLSDRCYLSLDWEPEMKRKYFNESVAEDFDKHESMEYKPQKKSFFKLKDCIELFTTKEKLGADDPWYCPNCKQHQQATKKLDLWCLPPVLVVHLKRFSYSRYMRDKLDSLVDFPLRDLDMSEFLINPNAGPCRYDLIAVSNHYGGMGGGHYTAYGKNKEDHKWYNFDDSSVSPTNEDQIVSKAAYVLFYQRQDTVKGTGYFTLDREAPDETDAPRDDSAAAQSEEEEEDLNDNEQEEEELGPNRDVSMNTN; the protein is encoded by the exons ATGGCGGAAGGCGGCGCGGCGGATGTGGAGACGCAGAGAGGAGAGATCGCGACGCTCCTGAAGACGCCGCTGCGCAGAGCAGACACCTG GTATCTGGTGGACAGTCACTGGTTCAAGCAGTGGAAGAAGTATGTGGGCTTCGACAGCTGGGACAAGTACCAGATGGGTGAGCAGAGCGTGTACCCGGGACCGGTGGACAACCGCGGGCTGCTCAGAG ATGGGGACGCCACGGGCATCAGAGAGCACCTGATCGACGAGCTGGACTACATCCTGCTGCCGGCCGACGGCTGGAGCCGCCTGGTGAGCTGGTATGGCCTGACGGAGGGACAGGAGCCCATCGCCCGCAAg GTGGTGGAGCAGGGCATGTTCGTCAAACACTGTAAGGTGGAAGTCTACCTCACCGAGCTCAAGCTGTGTGAAGACGGAAACATGGACAACATCATCACCAGACGCTTCAGCAAAGCAGACACTATAG ACACCATCGAGCGAGAGATGCGGAAGCTGTTCAGTATTCCCGACGAGAAGGAGACGCGACTATGGAACAAGTACATGAGCAACACGTTTGAGCCGCTCAACAAGCCGGACAGCACCATTCAGGACGCCGGGCTCTATCAGGGACAG GTTCTAGTGATCGAACAGAAGAATGAAGACGGCTCGTGGCCTCGTGGCTCTTCGGCGCTCAA GTCATCTGGTGCTTCTTCTCTCTCTGCTTTACCAAAGATCTGCCCTTCATCTCTCACAAACAATCATAACAGCAGCTTCAGCGGCCGCAA CATGAAGAACTCCAGCTACGGCCTGCCGTCCTACCCGCCGTACAGCAGCAGCTACGAGTACTCGGATCAGGGCCGGCGCTCCGAGAAGGCTGGCCTCTGCGGCCTCTCCAACCTGGGAAACACCTGCTTCATGAACTCGGCCACACAG TGCCTGAGTAATGTCCCTCCTCTGACCGAGTTCTTCCTGAAGGACAAGTACCAGGAGGAGCTGAACGAGGACAATCCTCTGGGAATGAAGGGTGAGATCGCCAAGGCCTACGCCGAGCTCATCAAGCAGCTGTGGTCGGGGAAATACAGCTATGTCACGCCAAGACCCTTCAAG acTCAGGTGGGGCGATTCGCGCCTCAGTTCTCGGGCTACCAGCAGCAGGACTCTCACGAGCTGCTGGCCTTCCTGCTCGACGGTCTTCACGAGGACCTGAACCGCATCCGGAAGAAGCCCTACATTCAGCTGAAGGACGCTGAAGGCCGACCCGACAAG GTGGTTGCAGAAGAAGCCTGGGAGAACCACATCAAGAGGAACGACTCCATCATCGTGGACATCTTCCACGGCCTCTTCAAGTCCACGCTGGTCTGTCCCGTGTGCGCCAAGATCTCGGTGACCTTCGACCCCTTCTGCTACCTGACGCTTCCTCTGCCCATGAAGAAGGAGCGGACGCTGGAGGTGTATCTGGTGTGGCTGGACCCTCTGACCAAACCCACGCAG TACAAACTGACGGTGCCTAAAGTGGGCTGCATCTCGGACCTGTGCGCGTCACTCTCGGCTCTGTCGGACGTCCCGGCTCAGAAGGTAACCGTCGTCGGCATGAAGAAGGTATTTCATCTTCTTCACCTCATTCACTGTGTTTCCTCTGCCCGTCCAGATGATCGTGACGGACATATACAACCACAGGTTTCACCGGATATTTGCCGCCAACGAGAACCTGAGCAGCATCATGGATCGGGACGACATCTATGTGTGAGTGAGCTCCTGTCATCACTGAGGTCACTGAGAGGTCAGTGCGTGTTTCTGATATCCGTGTCCGTGTGGAGCAGGTTTCAGCTGGCCGTCAGCCGGCAGGAGGACACGGATCACGTGGTGATTCCTGTTCATCTGCGGGAGAAATACAAGCAGTCGGGCTTCAACCACACCAGCACGCCGCTGTTCGGCCAGCCCTTCCTGCTCAGCGTCCCGCGCACCATCAGCGAGGACAAGCTCTACAACCTGCTCCTGCAGCGCCTCTG TCGTTTCGTTCGGCCGGCCGCTGAGGACGAGGAGTCGGAGGAGACGTTCTCGCCCAAACATCACTCCATCAACGGCAACGCCACCAATGGTATAATGGAGGAGGGGTCGCCTA GTGAGATGGAGACGGACGAGCCGGACGACGAGTCCAGCCAGGACCAGGAGTTGCCCTCGGAGAACGACAACAGCCAGTCGGAGGACTCGGTGGGCGGCGGGGACAACGAGCTGGAGAACGGCGTCCTGCCGGAGAACTGCAGCAAAGGCCCGACGCTCAACGGCCAGAAGAAGCGCCTCTTCACATTCCAGTTCAACAACATGGGAAAGACCGACGCCAACTTCATCAAGGGAGAGGCGCGGCAGATACGCTTCGACGAGGACCACATGAGACTCAGCG ATAGATGCTATCTCTCCTTGGACTGGGAACCAGAAATGAAGAGGAAGTACTTCAATGAATCGGTGGCTGAG GACTTCGATAAGCACGAGAGTATGGAGTATAAGCCTCAGAAGAAGAGCTTCTTCAAGCTGAAGGACTGTATTGAGCTCTTCACCACCAAAGAGAAGCTGGGAGCAGATGACCCGTG gtacTGTCCCAACTGCAAGCAGCACCAGCAGGCCACGAAGAAGCTGGACCTGTGGTGTCTGCCGCCGGTGCTGGTGGTCCATCTCAAGCGCTTCTCCTACAGCCGCTACATGAGGGACAAGCTGGACTCGCTGGTGGACTTCCCGCTGCG GGATCTGGATATGTCGGAGTTCCTCATCAACCCTAACGCGGGGCCCTGCCGCTACGACCTCATCGCTGTGTCCAACCACTACGGAGGCATGGGAGGAGGACACT ATACCGCCTACGGCAAGAACAAGGAAGATCACAAGTGGTACAACTTCGACGACAGCAGTGTGTCTCCAACCAACGAGGACCAGATCGTG TCCAAAGCAGCGTACGTGCTCTTCTACCAGCGGCAGGACACGGTCAAAGGCACGGGCTACTTCACCCTGGACCGCGAGGCTCCCGACGAGACGGACGCGCCGCGGGACGACAGCGCTGCGGCTCAGagcgaggaggaggaggaggatctCAACGACAACGAGCAGGAGGAGGAAGAGCTCGGGCCCAACCGCGACGTGTCCATGAACACCAACTGA
- the usp15 gene encoding ubiquitin carboxyl-terminal hydrolase 15 isoform X6, protein MAEGGAADVETQRGEIATLLKTPLRRADTWYLVDSHWFKQWKKYVGFDSWDKYQMGEQSVYPGPVDNRGLLRDGDATGIREHLIDELDYILLPADGWSRLVSWYGLTEGQEPIARKVVEQGMFVKHCKVEVYLTELKLCEDGNMDNIITRRFSKADTIDTIEREMRKLFSIPDEKETRLWNKYMSNTFEPLNKPDSTIQDAGLYQGQVLVIEQKNEDGSWPRGSSALKSSGASSLSALPKICPSSLTNNHNSSFSGRNMKNSSYGLPSYPPYSSSYEYSDQGRRSEKAGLCGLSNLGNTCFMNSATQCLSNVPPLTEFFLKDKYQEELNEDNPLGMKGEIAKAYAELIKQLWSGKYSYVTPRPFKTQVGRFAPQFSGYQQQDSHELLAFLLDGLHEDLNRIRKKPYIQLKDAEGRPDKVVAEEAWENHIKRNDSIIVDIFHGLFKSTLVCPVCAKISVTFDPFCYLTLPLPMKKERTLEVYLVWLDPLTKPTQYKLTVPKVGCISDLCASLSALSDVPAQKVTVVGMKKVFHLLHLIHCVSSARPDDRDGHIQPQVSPDICRQREPEQHHGSGRHLCVSELLSSLRSLRGQCVFLISVSVWSRFQLAVSRQEDTDHVVIPVHLREKYKQSGFNHTSTPLFGQPFLLSVPRTISEDKLYNLLLQRLCRFVRPAAEDEESEETFSPKHHSINGNATNGIMEEGSPSEMETDEPDDESSQDQELPSENDNSQSEDSVGGGDNELENGVLPENCSKGPTLNGQKKRLFTFQFNNMGKTDANFIKGEARQIRFDEDHMRLSDRCYLSLDWEPEMKRKYFNESVAEDFDKHESMEYKPQKKSFFKLKDCIELFTTKEKLGADDPWADMNT, encoded by the exons ATGGCGGAAGGCGGCGCGGCGGATGTGGAGACGCAGAGAGGAGAGATCGCGACGCTCCTGAAGACGCCGCTGCGCAGAGCAGACACCTG GTATCTGGTGGACAGTCACTGGTTCAAGCAGTGGAAGAAGTATGTGGGCTTCGACAGCTGGGACAAGTACCAGATGGGTGAGCAGAGCGTGTACCCGGGACCGGTGGACAACCGCGGGCTGCTCAGAG ATGGGGACGCCACGGGCATCAGAGAGCACCTGATCGACGAGCTGGACTACATCCTGCTGCCGGCCGACGGCTGGAGCCGCCTGGTGAGCTGGTATGGCCTGACGGAGGGACAGGAGCCCATCGCCCGCAAg GTGGTGGAGCAGGGCATGTTCGTCAAACACTGTAAGGTGGAAGTCTACCTCACCGAGCTCAAGCTGTGTGAAGACGGAAACATGGACAACATCATCACCAGACGCTTCAGCAAAGCAGACACTATAG ACACCATCGAGCGAGAGATGCGGAAGCTGTTCAGTATTCCCGACGAGAAGGAGACGCGACTATGGAACAAGTACATGAGCAACACGTTTGAGCCGCTCAACAAGCCGGACAGCACCATTCAGGACGCCGGGCTCTATCAGGGACAG GTTCTAGTGATCGAACAGAAGAATGAAGACGGCTCGTGGCCTCGTGGCTCTTCGGCGCTCAA GTCATCTGGTGCTTCTTCTCTCTCTGCTTTACCAAAGATCTGCCCTTCATCTCTCACAAACAATCATAACAGCAGCTTCAGCGGCCGCAA CATGAAGAACTCCAGCTACGGCCTGCCGTCCTACCCGCCGTACAGCAGCAGCTACGAGTACTCGGATCAGGGCCGGCGCTCCGAGAAGGCTGGCCTCTGCGGCCTCTCCAACCTGGGAAACACCTGCTTCATGAACTCGGCCACACAG TGCCTGAGTAATGTCCCTCCTCTGACCGAGTTCTTCCTGAAGGACAAGTACCAGGAGGAGCTGAACGAGGACAATCCTCTGGGAATGAAGGGTGAGATCGCCAAGGCCTACGCCGAGCTCATCAAGCAGCTGTGGTCGGGGAAATACAGCTATGTCACGCCAAGACCCTTCAAG acTCAGGTGGGGCGATTCGCGCCTCAGTTCTCGGGCTACCAGCAGCAGGACTCTCACGAGCTGCTGGCCTTCCTGCTCGACGGTCTTCACGAGGACCTGAACCGCATCCGGAAGAAGCCCTACATTCAGCTGAAGGACGCTGAAGGCCGACCCGACAAG GTGGTTGCAGAAGAAGCCTGGGAGAACCACATCAAGAGGAACGACTCCATCATCGTGGACATCTTCCACGGCCTCTTCAAGTCCACGCTGGTCTGTCCCGTGTGCGCCAAGATCTCGGTGACCTTCGACCCCTTCTGCTACCTGACGCTTCCTCTGCCCATGAAGAAGGAGCGGACGCTGGAGGTGTATCTGGTGTGGCTGGACCCTCTGACCAAACCCACGCAG TACAAACTGACGGTGCCTAAAGTGGGCTGCATCTCGGACCTGTGCGCGTCACTCTCGGCTCTGTCGGACGTCCCGGCTCAGAAGGTAACCGTCGTCGGCATGAAGAAGGTATTTCATCTTCTTCACCTCATTCACTGTGTTTCCTCTGCCCGTCCAGATGATCGTGACGGACATATACAACCACAGGTTTCACCGGATATTTGCCGCCAACGAGAACCTGAGCAGCATCATGGATCGGGACGACATCTATGTGTGAGTGAGCTCCTGTCATCACTGAGGTCACTGAGAGGTCAGTGCGTGTTTCTGATATCCGTGTCCGTGTGGAGCAGGTTTCAGCTGGCCGTCAGCCGGCAGGAGGACACGGATCACGTGGTGATTCCTGTTCATCTGCGGGAGAAATACAAGCAGTCGGGCTTCAACCACACCAGCACGCCGCTGTTCGGCCAGCCCTTCCTGCTCAGCGTCCCGCGCACCATCAGCGAGGACAAGCTCTACAACCTGCTCCTGCAGCGCCTCTG TCGTTTCGTTCGGCCGGCCGCTGAGGACGAGGAGTCGGAGGAGACGTTCTCGCCCAAACATCACTCCATCAACGGCAACGCCACCAATGGTATAATGGAGGAGGGGTCGCCTA GTGAGATGGAGACGGACGAGCCGGACGACGAGTCCAGCCAGGACCAGGAGTTGCCCTCGGAGAACGACAACAGCCAGTCGGAGGACTCGGTGGGCGGCGGGGACAACGAGCTGGAGAACGGCGTCCTGCCGGAGAACTGCAGCAAAGGCCCGACGCTCAACGGCCAGAAGAAGCGCCTCTTCACATTCCAGTTCAACAACATGGGAAAGACCGACGCCAACTTCATCAAGGGAGAGGCGCGGCAGATACGCTTCGACGAGGACCACATGAGACTCAGCG ATAGATGCTATCTCTCCTTGGACTGGGAACCAGAAATGAAGAGGAAGTACTTCAATGAATCGGTGGCTGAG GACTTCGATAAGCACGAGAGTATGGAGTATAAGCCTCAGAAGAAGAGCTTCTTCAAGCTGAAGGACTGTATTGAGCTCTTCACCACCAAAGAGAAGCTGGGAGCAGATGACCCGTG GGCCGATATGAACACATGA